The genomic region TGACTTAGCATCATCAACTCTGAAACATGATTACTTCATCCTGGGAGTAAAGCTCCTGCCTGTCAGCTCTTTCATTCATGAAAACTCAAGAGTATTAAGCAAAGGACAAGTGATCAGAGTTCAGACTAGAAGGTTGTTTTCTACTAACAGAAATACTCCAAATAAAGGCAAATACAGATCAACTATGTAACAAAGCTACTACCATATTCTCTATTTTAATTCCATCTGAAGTAGATCAAAGGACTGTAGTAACTCCGGCATTTTTACAGCAACATTAAACCTTAAGAACACACTCAATTGCTGTGTTATTACAAGGGCTTTACCTTACGAACTTTCTGACATTAAGACTTTGATGGTAAGGTCTGCATATCGCAGAACCAAAGTCTCCACAAACGTTCAGGCCCTGAATGCACACACTACCACCTCCCTTACTCAGCATGGGTAGTAACAGGTGTCAGCCTCAGGGGATTCACCTTTCACTTTACATCCTTACAGCTAGGCAGGAGTATCTGTCCACAAAGTCAGACAATGAAGCTGGTGTTTGGTCTGGTGGCAGGATTTAGATAATGGGAAACCATCAACACAACTTGCCACAATCTTTGAAGAGCAAGCCTTTTCACATTGCCAGTTCTTAGTTACTCTATCCAGTCACTTCCGAACGTGACAAATCATCAGTACTTTTAAGGATGGAGCGCCTCTTACCTCACCATCTTTGCCATCCCAAGGTTCAACTGTATGAATTTTAGGGAAAGCTCCACCACCCACTGGTGCTGTAGAGCCACGACCAACAGACAGttccctgaggaaaaaaaacccaagtaaaTGTTAAATTTAAGAAATTTCTCCAGTCTCCATCCACCTGGAACCGTGCCTACTTCAGATAAAAGGAAGTTAGTTTTGAGATCATCTTGCATCTCAAGGCAAATATAAGCCTGtctgaaagcaaaagcttttcaaagtgagaagcagaaaatgaaagagagcCCTTAGAGCATCATTGTAAATCTACAATTGGATCCAGAGAGACAAACAAGGTGAGCTACACCGTTTCATATTTCAGCAGTGCCCCTTTTAACACTGATGTCACACTGACACAGTCCCTTTACCAGTATGTTGTGTATCACTTGAGGCAACTCCAAGAGGAATCTATAATTCTAGTTTTGGAAGTCACTCCAACCGTTACCTGAAATTGCTACTAATCTTTTTTTATGGAGGCTTGGAGTCCCCTAGGTTACAATGGGTATGAGGTAACCAGTTTCTGCTTCGAGACACCCCATCTTGCTCTTGCTAGTTAGGCGTGCTCAAAAATCCTAACGAGCTAATCCCTGCGCATTCTTTCAGAGACAAGTAAGACTGAATAAGTATTCCTCCCTAGGTGGAATCTAcaatttttctgctcttctcagTGCTCGTTTCATTACTTTTGGTCAACACTGTTGAACTGCCTATTAGATTACAAAGGTGGCATGCAGCAAGCTGAGTTAACAGCCAGCTGTGCCAACTGTGACTGCTTTATCCAGGCATACAGCTGAGCTGAAGTGTCAAGTACGCAATTATTCCAGCAAGTATAGCTCTGTAGTAACACAATACCAAACCAATTATCTAATGCAATATCAGCTGTTAAGTTGGCTCGTGTCCTGAAGCACCATCCACCCTCACAAGGAGAGGCTTTGCTGAGATGGATTTTACAGACTAAGAGAATTTGCCATGTCTGAGGAAGGCAGACATTTCTCTCTCATGCATTAGTACAGACCATTGGTATTACTCTTCTTGCATCTGAATCCTGTATTTTACTTGATGCCCTGAGAACCTTCTCTTTTTGGCATTAAGAAGAAAGTCTGATCACTTACGCAGGTAAGAGAATATAGCAGTTTCCATTAATCCAGCAGGAACAGGGGTCAATTAATGGCAAGGTAGGGAGAGGCTGTTGTATTTCCTTTTGCAATTCTGACTGTCCTTTGCCATTCTCCAAGCACAGACATGGCAACAACACTGCTAATGTAAGCTCTCAAAGGCTCTCACACACCTTATGGTGGCTGGTGCTCTACCCAGAAGCAGAGTTCTTGCTTCACTTTGACCATGCTTAAGTAACAGTTTGTTCTGTGGCTctgtttcagtgctgctgctgccttctatCCTCCTCCCTATTTCCTTTCCCCATTCAATTTTTCTCATCACTGGCTCTTGCCCAGCTACGTAAGAGGTGGTTTCAGGAAACCTGAGCTGAGCAGAGAGCTGCTGACTTTTTGGATGATAGCTTCAGCTCCCCCAATCAGTTTATCAGATGCCAGGGCAATGGGAGGGGAAAGACAGGACCAGAAAGAACCAGAAAGATGAACAGCAACATACAGAACCTCAAAAACCTCAGCAGCTTCCTTTCAGGTTCCCAAACTGAGAGCTTCCCAATTACTTAATTGAAATAGTGCATTTTGATTGAACGGTATAGATTGCCAAATCCCATTAATTTATTGCGTTATCAGAGAACCAGAATTTTTCAAGATCAAAGctcacttctgttttcaaacCGTTTCCAAAGGTTGTGCTAAAGCTACCATTTAAGTCTAATGTCCGACTTCTTAATTCGGTCGCTACCTTCTTGTGGTGGACAACTTTATTAGTTGCAATCCTTACTGTAATAATTCATTTACTCCAGTGAATGCTTGTCATCTTAATTCTCTTAACATGCAAGTCTTGTCTCATCCAGGAGAGCTTGATTTTGGTCTTAAGAGTTACAGCCCCACTCAGAGAAATATTTAAGTCCCTTAAATATTTCATACCTGAGAAACTCATTAATCCCTTGCTCACTGAATGATCCTTTCAGAAGGGCAAATTTCATCTTCCGAGCATTAACAGCTGCCATTGCTGGATACCCAAAGCCTCCAATCCCCAGAGAGCTCTCAAGATCTGACTGAGCACCTGCTTCTGTCCACAGCCACCTtgaggaaaagataaaatagaaaattaataattaggATAGGCACTACAATAGTTTTGAGGTCACATGTATCCTGCAACTCTGCAGAGTTCAAGCTGGCCTCTGAACTGCCCTTGACAGCGTCAGGCATTATTGAAGTCAGCAGGGAATAGTGGGGTCCTGATCTTGAACCACATAACATAAGGAAGCCCCAAGCTCACAGCCACTGAAAGTTGGATCAGAATAGCAGCAATGAAAGACAGTCCAGGGGAAGAACTGTGTTACCTATCTCAACAAATTGCTGCATTTTAGCCTATATTAAGCAAGGTTTAAAATGGCTCAAGTCACATATCTAAATGTGACACAGTACTGCCCAAATCCCACTGTAGAGGTTTTCTGGCCCAAAACTGCAAAACCAACATTTCACTCAGTATTAGCTCCTCACTGGTCACCCTCTGACAGAGTCTCAGTTCCTCTAATACTTAACAAGTCCCCTGAGGGACCTCTGTAATCAGCCAATCTCAGCATTTCCCCCCAGGCTTTCATGCCATTTTGCTCCCTTTTCAAGGCAGTCAGTGTGTCAGAACAACTCTTACTTCCCAGAGATCCTAACCTCCACATGagtggaggagaagaaaaggcaaaggctGCTGGCCACCTTCTTTGAGAGCATGAAATTTGCTAATAAACTGCAAGgtactggttttttttgttgttgagaATTCAACAGTCATACTGGCAGACTCACCCACCAGAAGAAGGCTCCAAAATAAACTGGATAAATAGTGccctaaaatattttagcattcagaacaaaaaagatGCTTAATATCACTCATCCATGCAGGATTTGAGAGGTGGATAAAAAGCCCAAAACAGCAGTTTATTCTAAAGCCGCAGCATCCTCTCCTGCAGTACCATTGGTGAAATACCAACATATACTATCCTGAGCAAGGAACAAATCTTATCTGCAGATAAGACAGCTCTGTTATCATACAAATTCTATCCCGTTACCTCTAAAAATGCTCACATCTTTTCCGAGACCAGTCTGCAATGACACTTACccccacattttctttttgtatttttcagccatttttaACATCACATCCAGGTAAGAATTCCTCCCTGAAGCTCCTGTTTGTTAGACAGAATTGGACAAGTTAAAAACACACAACTATATGCTTTAAGTGACAAATTCATGGAGAAGTCTGCTTGCTTGTATATCTACCTGTGTCAAGAATATGAGGCAGGATGGAAATGATGCAGAGCTGGTGAGCATCACAGGTACTCTTTAGAACATCTTCACTAATTATCTAGAAGAAAGTGGCAGGAAGTCAATGTGAGCAAGGCTTGGTTACCTAGCTGTGACTGCACTTCCCTCTGACAGCTTATCAACTCCATCCTACAGGGTAATAAGCATTGAAACAACTTGACACAAAAGCTTACAAGCATCTCCTACTTCGCTGGTCCCCCAACACAGGGCTAATCACAAAAAGTTCAAAGTCTTCTGTTGAGACTTGCAGCAACGGGCAAGTAAGCAGCACCTAATACAGCTTACAGAGAGCACAGTAAGGTGTCACCGCCCTTGGACAAGGGTTGGAAACAGCACACCCAGACCTACACATAGGCCGGTAGGTTTCCTTCAGGGTACTGCTAGCATAAAGAGAGCCAGCAGGATGCAGCATTTGCTGAAGATGAGGACATTTAAATCTGCATCAGTAGTCTCCAAATTTTGACTGTGCACTGCTACCAgtaaaaaaacatttctaagcATGCAGCCCCAATATATGCATAACAATTATATACATGTACTACTGTACTAACATTATGTATGCTAAAAGGTGTACAGAaaatagacattttaaaaggctgacaaagatgaaataaacaccattttaatatatctttttttaatttgttaatggtacaagttttcttttcttcctgcaccccAGTGAATTGTCTTGCATGCACCCCACTTTGGAGACAACCGATCACCATTTCAAATCTAGCAACACCACACTGAAACTAGAAGTCACCGTACAGAGATTGGAGTTTTTAGACAAGTAAGATCAGTTATCATGCAACTTCTAATGGATGGattacaaacaacaaaacccctgCCCTCTTGTTGTAAGGAAAAAGATGGGGCACAGAACCCAACCTTTTCACTCATTCCTCAAGAGAGGATTTAGACACCCTGGTACCATCCTGTCAGTGCCTTCGCTATACCAATTCTGATAATCTTCAGTCAACAACAAATTTAtagtaaaaaattaaataagagGAAAGCTGAATGATCAGACTTGTCATCCTTGACATTCTGCTGCAAAACAGTGTGCAAGCAGCACACTTGGGCTGTTTTGTTTACAGTTAATACAGTCCTGCAAGAACCGCTGCAAAGGATATGATGGAAAAGCAATTTGAGAAAGTGATGTAGAGGTACCTCCAGGAGCTCAGGTGGTGGGGCATTATCAGAAAACAGATCCAGAGCACGAGCAACAATATCAGATCTAGTTCTGCCACCATCATAATCAACAGGGTCTTCTCCTTTCTGGAAGATTTTAATTGTGGGAAATCCACGAATCTGCAAGACAAGTTTAAGCCATCAGCTCAAATAAATCTGAATATTTATGGTGGAAGTTATCTGCTACTCTGATGTATTCTAGAttaagagaaagggaagagattTAACATCTACGTGAATCAAGTCTCACAGCCCATTATAACTGAACTGGAACAATTTTGTAGCTTTCTGCTTGTGCAACAATTCAAAATAAGGCTGACACATGCTGAAATATTGTTTCAAATTTTAGCCCTGATGAATCAGCAACAGTTTCATCTCATCTAGAGGCACCAAGCTCTGCATGTCTAAGTAGCAGGAGGACTATCttaacattttctatttcttaGACATTAGTTTCCCTATTTTGTCTGTAGCGAGGCAGCACTGTGCCTACATGGCTACAAATGGACCTTAAGCTCCCTCTGCTGCACTTCCAGTAAAACTTACTCAGTCTTCCTGCTGACTGTCAGCCAAGTGCACTTACAGGGAAACAAAGCATCACACTGTGAGCTCTCTGTACTGTATTAAAAACTAAAGAATATCAGTTCACTTTGGACCCACAGCATAGCTGATCTGGGCAGCTAATACTGTCAGAGTGATCCCTGATAACTGGCTCTAAGATGTACAGGTACATGTGCATGTTCTCGAGATGCCCAGCTAGCATACATACAGTCTGAGAGACGTCTCACTGCAGATGATAAAGCTATACAAGACCTTAAGGAAATAAACAGCCTTTTTCATTAGCAACATCCAGATTTATTCCTTTCCTCTCACCCCATTTATTTGTATTGTTACTGACATTCAGGAATGAATTATTTGTGGAAAAGTGGTATATGTCACTTAACTTTTTTTagcacaaaacattttaagtggTACCAGATTAAGGAACAGTTCTGTAAGCATTAAAGGGAAATCTGATTTACTGGAGATGGAAAGGAAATGGTAACTGCTGCAGAGCACGCTCACCCCGTATCGGCCTGCCAGCATCTGATTGACTGTTGCATCTACCGCAGCCAGCTTTACTTTTCCCTTTGTCTGCTCCTTCACCtcagtggcagcagctgcccatTCTGGCTCTaggctgaaaaacaaagagTATGAGTGCTCTCTTACAGCTAGCAAAAGAGTACCACATCACAATGTTATGTAGCATACTccactcaagaaaaaaaagagtctccGCAGAGAATGACAGCTAGGAGAGTTATTCCAGATGAGAGTAAAGTTCTGCATCTGAAGGAATGAAAAGGTTAATATAACCTCTGGATCTTATTTCTACTGGTAAGTGGGAATTTTACTGCTAAGGAAGAGCGCAGCCATAGCAGCACCAAGGTGCCCTGAGCAGAAGCCCACAGAGTTTTGTTACAACACCTTATGGTGAACTCCACTTCTGATGTACCAGAGGTGCAAGGTCCCTTTTAGGGGATTAGGGGTATTGCTCAAAAGCAAGCACTAATGGGAACTgaaatgtcaaagaaaaaaCCTCATTTACTTTTTGCAGTGCCCACACCACGGGGCATAAAACTCCACCATCCACACATCATCACTATTTATGACGTTCTTATCAAAGCTGTCATCAGTCAGCTCAATCACATCCTTCTTATCTCCACCTCCGCTCTCTCGGCTCTGTAAGAAACAAACAGACCCTCACATAAGCAGCAACCAAAATTAGTTTCCCACACAAGCTATCTCCTGTGTGTCATGTTGTACCAAATGGTCTTTACTTGAATGAGATACAAACCAGGCAGTGTTAGGTCATACAACTTTCCCATTTTAGAACTGACAATACACACAGCCTACTCCCACAGCACTTTCAAGAAACAGCAAGTGAaccttctcttaaaaaaaaatagaaaaagatcAAAACCAGGTCAAACTGACTAACAAGATGTGGGAACACTTCCCCAGTTCTTCATGGTCTGATCTGTCCAAGAACAAAGTGCTCTCCAACCCTCCCACCCCATGGTGCCCTGGTTTCCAGACAAAATAAACACGTGAGCGCAACACATGCTACAGGGTACAGTCCACCCCAGTCTTCTATCTGGCCAACCTAAGGATGTTGGAGTATACTTGATCCATGATTTAGAAACAGTAGCAGTAGCCAGCAGCTTTTCAATCTACCTTCAGGGAGAAATCCAGCATGCCAACTTCAGAAGAACActaccaaattaaaaaaaaatcaaactcaTCCATCTAGCTTAGACTAGGACTAGGCAAATGGTACCTCAACCAGTTGGAGAATGGGGCTGAACAGGGACCTCAAAAGTTCAAAGGGAGATGCAAAGTCTCACACTTGGGGAAgaataaccccatgcaccaaTACATGCTGGGGACTGACTAGCTGGAAAGCAACTTTTCAGAAAGGAGCCTGGAGGTCCTGGTCAACAAGTTGGACATTAGCCAGCAATGCAGCCCTGTGGCAAAGGCAGCAACAGCCTCCTGAGCTGCTTCAGGCAGAGAGTTGCCAGCAGGTCtggggaggtgatccttccctctgctcagcactgtaTGAAACATCTGGAATGCTGggcccagttctgggctccccagtataAGAGGCACGCACAGACTGTAGCAACTCCAGCCAACAATCAAAGCTGATTAAGGGCTTTGAGCATCTGACATATGTTAAGAGGTTGAGAAAGCTGGGGTTGCTCCGCTAGAAAGAGACAAGGCTCAGTGTGGATCCTATCCATGCATATAAATACCTGAGCGGAGGGgactaaagaaaacaaaggcagacTCTTCTCTGCaatgcccagtgacaggacaaggaatAAGGGCATATGTTGAAATACAAGaacttcatttaaatataaaaattctactgtgagggtggtcaaacgctggaacaggctgcccaaagagcaGAGTCTGCGTGGAGTGTCagtccttggagatactcacAACTTGACAGGACAGCCCTGAGCAATCagctctagctgaccctgcagggggctggactagacagcctccagaagtcccttccaacttcagcTACTCTGTGAACAGAGTCAGGAGCACAAGCTTTGATCTCCTGTACAGAACAGCCCCCTGGttgaaaacaaacccacactTGTCCTCAAATACCTGTTTCCCAGAACTATATCCTCCACTTCTGCCACTAAGACGGTCTTTCACCATGGACCGAAGAGCACTTAGAGCAGCATCGACAATGGCATCACTTGTCCTGCCACCTGCAATGCAGCAAAAAGAATGTTTAAGGCATCGAAAGGCCAGTTTAAAGTAGGCCCATGACTTAGCAGCAGGATTGCTTATCTGATGGGGGGTGACTGTGGCAAGCTCCCAGTAAACAGGAAGAAGTAATTCTTTGGAACTGCCTATCAAACTCCACCAACTACAGACTGCAGGTGGGACTGCTAGCCCATGCTAAGACATGCACGATTTGGTCAAGCAAGTCCCACCCATCTGTCCCTCAGTTACTACAAGCACTAGACAGGAAGGAAACACCACACAAGACAGCATTAACAGCTACCATAATTACTGTATTCAGGAAGGTTTTAGGCATGCAACACATGAAAGAACATCACATTTACCCTGATAatcctctgctttgtttttgttagcTCCAAATATCTTGATAGTTGGAAACCCTCTGACTCCATACTGTCCACCCAAGGACTGATGCTTATCTGCATCTACTGCACCTACTTTTACTACACCctgtggaaataaaaacaaaaactaagaCAAGACTTGTACAGTAGAGAGTCAGTCATTAGGAGGGTAAGCAACAGTCACCAGAAGAGGTATTATCCCCTGAAAAGCATTAAACTACAGAATGCCATATgtccatttctttcttcattcaaaaaattttttaaaattgtttaggggttttttttatgtttttgtttggctggtgttttgttggttgttttttttttgaggggaatGTATTTTACATAGGTAAGCGTTCAGCAAATCACTACATAACCAagttttttgtaattaaaaaaatactcatcACCAACAGCTTACAAAGCTGTGTTCATATATTCAGTTAACGCTGTTCCTGTACTTCAGAGGCAGGTGACAGgacagcaaggaagaaaatagaaacatgCTATTTTGGGGGATGGCTGGATTCTAATGTCTTCCGGTGCTGTGAAAAGCAGCCCTGGGAAACAGTGATGGGAATCACAGGGACAGAACTGACTTACTTCCTCTGCAATCCAAtggcttcttttttaaaagcaaaaaaaaacccaacaccaaaaaactttaaaaatcctGACTTTAAGCGCCTCTGATCTGTCACTTCTCTGGGTGGACAAGTATGATTGAAGTGATATGGCTTTGGGGACCAAACCCTACCTCGATGTTCCCAAGCCAGATTACTAACAGCCAAACTCTCCTCAATCCACTGCCACAGGCACAGTTGAAAGATTAAACTTACTTTTAATGCTGTTGCTGCTTTCTTCCACTCAGGGGTTAGTCTTTGACAATGACCACaccttttagagaaaaaaaaaaacacgaaCAAAACAGGTGTTAACTGTGATTCAGACCTGATAACTATTTCACGAAGTACAGACTGGCCTCATTGGTTTGCAATTACAGAACAGCAAACTGTGCGAGACTTAAGGTCTACTCatgaggaggggaagaggctATGCTACAACATCACATCATCTCTCAGactttggaagaaaaacctCCACATGTATTACATAAGTGCATACaacccctgccctcccccccccccccccccatatatatacacaccccCGCCCCTCAAAAGCTGCCTGGCTTTACAAACACAGAGACAAATGCGAGCACCAAAATCTAACTTTATTGCCGTTGTTCAATAAAACTTCCTGTTACCCGTAAAGCTGCAACAACACCAGAAGAGGCACAGCAAGCTTTCCCCTGACCTCTCAGCACAGAGTCACGCTGTTGCAATGGAAGGCCCCTCTTTCTCCAGAACATGGCACTTTGGATAGCAATAGCACAGAGGATTTGTGCAAAGGCAGAACGTACATCACTGGTATTTGCATGGAAGAGGCTCCGTGCCCTGGACGTGAGCAGGATTGTAGATAATGGTGCTAAATTAAGATGCACAAAGCCAATATTTTTCAATGGAAATGGGAAATTCTAGGTGTCAATTCAGATCTGTGCTTTCACATCAGAATCAGGTTCAGAAAGACAGAAGTGAGGGGCCTTTTCACTCACCTATTGCACTTCAACCCAT from Phalacrocorax carbo chromosome 3, bPhaCar2.1, whole genome shotgun sequence harbors:
- the PDIA6 gene encoding protein disulfide-isomerase A6, with translation MGSRAAGQLWWGTVSCTLFLAVNGLYSASDDVIELTPTNFNKEVIQSESLWLVEFFAPWCGHCQRLTPEWKKAATALKGVVKVGAVDADKHQSLGGQYGVRGFPTIKIFGANKNKAEDYQGGRTSDAIVDAALSALRSMVKDRLSGRSGGYSSGKQSRESGGGDKKDVIELTDDSFDKNVINSDDVWMVEFYAPWCGHCKNLEPEWAAAATEVKEQTKGKVKLAAVDATVNQMLAGRYGIRGFPTIKIFQKGEDPVDYDGGRTRSDIVARALDLFSDNAPPPELLEIISEDVLKSTCDAHQLCIISILPHILDTGASGRNSYLDVMLKMAEKYKKKMWGWLWTEAGAQSDLESSLGIGGFGYPAMAAVNARKMKFALLKGSFSEQGINEFLRELSVGRGSTAPVGGGAFPKIHTVEPWDGKDGELPVEDDIDLSDVDLDDWDKDEL